In the Candidatus Abyssobacteria bacterium SURF_5 genome, AAGAAGATCGTGCGGGGTGAATGCGTTTACTGTTTCACCTGCGAGTCTGTTTGTCCCGAAGGGGCCATAAGTTTTGGCCTCTCCTCGAAAACCCCGCAACGCGTATCCGGCGGCGTCTTGACACGGCGCGCCTTCGTCACCGCCGCGGTCAGCGGAGCAGCCGTCGTCCCCCTGATCAAGCTCAATTACCAGCGCAGCTCTCTCTATCCATGGCTGATTCGCCCGCCCGGCGTGCAAGAAGAGGACCTCTTTCTGGAGCAATGCGTCCGGTGCGGCGAATGCATGAAGGTGTGCTTGAAGAATGCCCTGCACCCGGCGCTGCTCGAAGGAGGCTTTGAGGCGCTTTGGACTCCAAAACTTGTTCCGCGAGTGGGTTACTGCGAATATAATTGTACACTCTGCGGCTCTGTATGTCCGACCGGCGCAATCCCTCAACTGTCTGTCGAACAAAAACATGCTGTGAAGATGGGCCTGGCTCATTTCGACAAGAACCGCTGCATTCCGTGGGTGGCATATCAGAATTGGACTGAGGAAAAACAATGGACCACCGACTATAATTGCGCCGTTTGTGAGGAACATTGCCCAACGCCAAAAAAAGCAATCCAGTTCTCCGATGTCACTGTCAATACTCCTGCAGGTCCCCGCGTTATTCGACGCCCCCTGGTTGTCGAAGATGAATGCATCGGATGCGGCATCTGCGAATTCGTGTGTCCGCTGAATGGACCGGCCGCCGTCCGGGTGATTGCACAAACTGCCGCAAGGAAAGGCGTGCAACCCAAACTCTTGCCCACATAGCAATGGACCGGTCATAATGCAACAGAGTTGATTCCGAAGTGCAATGTATAAATAATTGATC is a window encoding:
- a CDS encoding 4Fe-4S binding protein, yielding MRKIRRSSQFLFLAFFIFLLTRASYPLNDLYPVDLFPRLSPLLALSASLASRTLITAFWPALILVLLTLVIGRAFCGWVCPMGTTLDITDKLFSIKKNPASDKKPAHRRWKFALLVGILVGALFGAQLAGWFDPLSLITRTYALVLQPYVNFLGERTVDVLYLVPGINAGMYAVEESLRTYVLSFQQLVFSSHILFAAIFLGVAALGMINRRFWCRSICPLGALFALAGRYPLLRRRVSDNCTSCLKCQRVCMTDAITDNGKKIVRGECVYCFTCESVCPEGAISFGLSSKTPQRVSGGVLTRRAFVTAAVSGAAVVPLIKLNYQRSSLYPWLIRPPGVQEEDLFLEQCVRCGECMKVCLKNALHPALLEGGFEALWTPKLVPRVGYCEYNCTLCGSVCPTGAIPQLSVEQKHAVKMGLAHFDKNRCIPWVAYQNWTEEKQWTTDYNCAVCEEHCPTPKKAIQFSDVTVNTPAGPRVIRRPLVVEDECIGCGICEFVCPLNGPAAVRVIAQTAARKGVQPKLLPT